In Piliocolobus tephrosceles isolate RC106 chromosome 12, ASM277652v3, whole genome shotgun sequence, one DNA window encodes the following:
- the DNAAF6 gene encoding protein PIH1D3: MDSENMETENMDFESVSSVTALEGLSKLLNPEEEDDSDYGQTNGLSTIGAMGPGNIGPPQIEELKVNPETSEENNEDIWNSEEVPEGAEHDDMWDVREIPEYEIIFRQQVGTEDIFLGLSKKDSSTGCCSELVAKIKLPNTNPSDIQIDIQETILDLRTPQKKLLITLPELVECATAKAFYIPETETLEITMTMKRELDIANFF; this comes from the exons ATGGATTCTGAAAATATGGAGACAGAAAATATGGACTTTGAGAGTGTTTCTTCAGTTACAGCTCTGGAAGGCCTCTCTAAGCTACTTAATCCTGAAGAAGAGGATGATTCTGACTATGGACAG aCAAATGGTTTATCTACGATTGGAGCCATGGGTCCTGGGAATATTGGACCACCCCAAATAGAAGAACTCAAAG TTAACCCTGAAACCAGTGAGGAAAATAACGAGGACATCTGGAATTCAGAAGAGGTTCCAGAAGGAGCAGAACATGATGATATGTGGGATGTTAGAGAAATCCCAGA gtatgaGATTATATTCAGACAGCAGGTGGGAACTGAAGATATATTTTTAGGGTTGTCAAAAAAGGACTCCTCAACAGGTTGTTGCAGTGAACTAGTG gcTAAAATTAAACTGCCAAATACAAACCCTTCTGATATTCAAATTGATATCCAGGAAACAATCCTTGACCTTCGTACTCCTCAGAA GAAGCTTTTGATAACTCTTCCTGAGCTGGTGGAATGTGCCACTGCCAAGGCATTCTATATCCCAGAGACTGAAACTCTTGAAATCACCATGACTATGAAAAGAGAGTTAG